In Nomascus leucogenys isolate Asia chromosome 8, Asia_NLE_v1, whole genome shotgun sequence, a single genomic region encodes these proteins:
- the CHST2 gene encoding carbohydrate sulfotransferase 2, producing the protein MSRSPPRALPPGALPRLLQAAPAAAPRALLPQWPRRPGRRWPASPLGMKVFRRKALVLCAGYALLLVLTMLNLLDYKWHKEPLQQCHPDEPLGAAAGAAGGSWGRPGPPPAGPPRAHARLDLRTPYRPPAAAVGAAPAAAAGMAGVVAPPGNGTRGTGGVGDKRQLVYVFTTWRSGSSFFGELFNQNPEVFFLYEPVWHVWQKLYPGDAVSLQGAARDMLSALYRCDLSVFQLYSPAGSGGRNLTTLGIFGAATNKVVCSSPLCPAYRKEVVGLVDDRVCKKCPPQRLARFEEECRKYRTLVIKGVRVFDVAVLAPLLRDPALDLKVIHLVRDPRAVASSRIRSRHGLIRESLQVVRSRDPRAHRMPFLEAAGHKLGAKKEGVGGPADYHALGAMEVICNSMAKTLQTALQPPDWLQGHYLVVRYEDLVGDPVKTLRRVYDFVGLLVSPEMEQFALNMTSGSGSSSKPFVVSARNATQAANAWRTALTFQQIKQVEEFCYQPMAVLGYERVNSPEEVKDLSKTLLRKPRL; encoded by the coding sequence ATGAGCCGCAGCCCGCCGCGAGCTCTGCCCCCGGGCGCGCTCCCTCGGCTGCTCCAGGCTGCGCCTGCAGCCGCGCCGCGTGCCCTGCTCCCGCAGTGGCCCCGGCGCCCAGGACGCCGCTGGCCCGCGTCCCCTCTCGGAATGAAGGTGTTCCGTAGGAAGGCGCTGGTGTTGTGCGCGGGCTATGCACTGCTGCTGGTGCTCACTATGCTCAACCTCCTGGACTACAAGTGGCACAAGGAGCCGCTGCAGCAGTGCCACCCCGACGAGCCGCTGGGTGCCGCAGCGGGGGCAGCCGGAGGCAGCTGGGGGCGCCCAGGGCCGCCTCCGGCCGGGCCGCCCCGTGCTCATGCCCGTTTGGACCTCCGCACTCCTTACCGCCCTCCCGCTGCCGCCGTCGGGGCGGCTCCTGCAGCCGCGGCAGGGATGGCGGGGGTTGTGGCCCCTCCAGGCAATGGCACTCGGGGCACCGGGGGCGTCGGGGACAAGCGGCAGCTGGTGTACGTGTTCACCACGTGGCGCTCTGGCTCCTCGTTCTTCGGCGAGCTATTCAACCAGAATCCCGAGGTGTTCTTTCTCTACGAGCCAGTGTGGCATGTATGGCAAAAACTGTATCCGGGGGACGCCGTTTCCCTGCAGGGGGCAGCGCGGGACATGCTGAGCGCTCTTTACCGCTGCGACCTCTCTGTCTTCCAGTTGTATAGCCCCGCGGGCAGCGGGGGGCGCAACCTCACCACGCTGGGCATCTTCGGCGCAGCCACCAACAAGGTGGTGTGCTCGTCACCACTCTGCCCCGCCTACCGCAAGGAGGTCGTGGGGTTGGTGGACGACCGCGTGTGCAAGAAGTGCCCGCCACAGCGCCTGGCGCGTTTCGAGGAGGAGTGCCGCAAGTACCGCACACTAGTCATAAAGGGTGTGCGCGTCTTCGACGTGGCGGTGTTGGCGCCACTGCTGCGAGACCCGGCCTTGGACCTCAAGGTCATCCACTTGGTGCGTGATCCCCGCGCGGTGGCGAGTTCACGGATCCGCTCGCGCCACGGCCTCATCCGTGAGAGCCTACAGGTGGTGCGCAGCCGAGACCCGCGAGCTCACCGCATGCCCTTCTTGGAGGCCGCGGGCCACAAGCTTGGCGCCAAGAAGGAGGGTGTGGGCGGCCCCGCAGACTACCACGCTCTGGGCGCTATGGAGGTCATCTGCAATAGTATGGCTAAGACACTGCAGACAGCCCTGCAGCCCCCTGACTGGCTGCAGGGCCACTACCTGGTGGTGCGGTAcgaggacctggtgggagaccCCGTCAAGACCCTACGGAGAGTGTACGATTTTGTGGGACTGTTGGTGAGCCCCGAAATGGAGCAGTTTGCCCTGAACATGACCAGTGGCTCGGGCTCATCCTCCAAGCCTTTCGTGGTATCTGCACGCAATGCCACGCAGGCCGCCAATGCCTGGCGGACCGCCCTCACCTTCCAGCAGATCAAACAGGTGGAGGAGTTTTGCTATCAGCCCATGGCCGTCCTGGGCTATGAGCGGGTCAACAGCCCTGAGGAGGTCAAAGACCTCAGCAAGACCCTGCTTCGGAAGCCCCGTCTCTGA